One Glycine max cultivar Williams 82 chromosome 6, Glycine_max_v4.0, whole genome shotgun sequence DNA segment encodes these proteins:
- the LOC100800837 gene encoding uncharacterized protein isoform X4, producing MRLRKGNKVEIRGNADGLSVEWCCARIISGDGHTYSVQYDCSSTTSEASIERVSRKAIRPCPPLIKGIESWAANDHVEVYIAGSWRAATVLKVIGGDFYLVRLWVSCKEFNVLKVNMRARQSWQNGQWVVMSKGSGMSGDVMSSRYLISNSYKDQPENQCRNIFSPGLDASGLQESRLASSSTLKRMSPYDSSVIEAYPRKLRDVENMGVCERFKAVATAPLLQKVDAVAYPQNIMGEKCMHTSYTNGANQYYETGKENPCNVSTHFLERIEEPDYSCSDQSSVGSCSVISSNSNKFSSDTLAGSCQDEDSLCSDAESLDVEPVNEGCSTSFEEVVAERIHRASVGGLHALLPMAKYDASMCYIRVVNHTGFLSHGLPMMHKQMCGVLTWQQIAAAIVLCGCYSRLDCRCLVTSSKCLTSLRIHSIIKHTHK from the exons ATGAGATTGAGAAAGGGAAATAAGGTGGAGATCCGTGGCAATGCTGATGGACTTAGTGTGGAATGGTGTTGTGCTCGTATAATTTCTGGTGATGGACACACCTACAGTGTCCAGTATGACTGTTCTAGCACAACAAGCGAGGCCAGCATAGAGAGAGTTTCAAGGAAGGCCATCAGACCATGCCCCCCTCTTATTAAAGGTATTGAGAGTTGGGCAGCAAATGATCATGTGGAGGTTTACATTGCCGGTTCTTGGAGAGCAGCCACTGTTTTGAAAGTCATTGGTGGAGATTTCTACTTGGTTAGGTTGTGGGTATCTTGCAAGGAGTTTAATGTCCTCAAAGTAAACATGAGGGCACGCCAATCTTGGCAAAATGGACAATGGGTTGTCATGTCAAAG GGATCAGGAATGTCTGGAGATGTGATGTCTAGCCGGTATTTGATTTCAAACAGTTACAAGGATCAACCTGAAAATCAGTgcagaaatattttttctccagGATTAGATGCCAGTGGTCTTCAGGAATCTCGTCTGGCTTCATCTTCAACATTGAAGAGAATGTCCCCTTATGACTCCTCTGTTATTGAGGCTTATCCCAGAAAATTAAGGGATGTTGAGAATATGGGTGTGTGTGAAAGGTTCAAAGCTGTAGCCACAGCCCCCTTGCTGCAAAAGGTAGATGCTGTTGCTTACCCACAAAATATTATGGGTGAAAAATGCATGCATACTTCATATACTAATGGTGCCAACCAATATTATGAAACAGGAAAGGAGAATCCTTGTAATGTTTCAACACACTTTCTTGAGAGAATTGAAGAACCTGATTATTCTTGTAGTGATCAGAGTTCGGTTGGCAGTTGTAGTGTGATAAGTAGTAACTCAAATAAATTTTCCAGTGATACTTTAGCAGGTTCTTGCCAGGATGAAGATTCCCTTTGCAGTGATGCAGAATCTCTAGATGTTGAACCTGTGAATGAAGGATGCTCCACTTCTTTTGAAGAGGTTGTAGCAGAAAGAATTCATAG GGCCAGTGTAGGAGGCTTGCATGCCTTGCTTCCAATGGCTAAGTATGATGCTAG TATGTGTTATATCAGGGTAGTTAATCACACTGGATTTCTGTCACATGGCCTCCCCATGATGCATAAGCAGATGTGTGGTGTGTTGACATGGCAGCAAATTGCAGCTGCAATAGTGCTTTGCGGCTGTTACTCCAGACTG GATTGCAGGTGTCTTGTCACAAGTTCAAAATGTCTAACATCTCTCCGTATCCACTCTATTATCAAACATACTCACAAATGA
- the LOC100800837 gene encoding uncharacterized protein isoform X7: protein MRLRKGNKVEIRGNADGLSVEWCCARIISGDGHTYSVQYDCSSTTSEASIERVSRKAIRPCPPLIKGIESWAANDHVEVYIAGSWRAATVLKVIGGDFYLVRLWVSCKEFNVLKVNMRARQSWQNGQWVVMSKGSGMSGDVMSSRYLISNSYKDQPENQCRNIFSPGLDASGLQESRLASSSTLKRMSPYDSSVIEAYPRKLRDVENMGVCERFKAVATAPLLQKVDAVAYPQNIMGEKCMHTSYTNGANQYYETGKENPCNVSTHFLERIEEPDYSCSDQSSVGSCSVISSNSNKFSSDTLAGSCQDEDSLCSDAESLDVEPVNEGCSTSFEEVVAERIHRASVGGLHALLPMAKYDARVVNHTGFLSHGLPMMHKQMCGVLTWQQIAAAIVLCGCYSRL from the exons ATGAGATTGAGAAAGGGAAATAAGGTGGAGATCCGTGGCAATGCTGATGGACTTAGTGTGGAATGGTGTTGTGCTCGTATAATTTCTGGTGATGGACACACCTACAGTGTCCAGTATGACTGTTCTAGCACAACAAGCGAGGCCAGCATAGAGAGAGTTTCAAGGAAGGCCATCAGACCATGCCCCCCTCTTATTAAAGGTATTGAGAGTTGGGCAGCAAATGATCATGTGGAGGTTTACATTGCCGGTTCTTGGAGAGCAGCCACTGTTTTGAAAGTCATTGGTGGAGATTTCTACTTGGTTAGGTTGTGGGTATCTTGCAAGGAGTTTAATGTCCTCAAAGTAAACATGAGGGCACGCCAATCTTGGCAAAATGGACAATGGGTTGTCATGTCAAAG GGATCAGGAATGTCTGGAGATGTGATGTCTAGCCGGTATTTGATTTCAAACAGTTACAAGGATCAACCTGAAAATCAGTgcagaaatattttttctccagGATTAGATGCCAGTGGTCTTCAGGAATCTCGTCTGGCTTCATCTTCAACATTGAAGAGAATGTCCCCTTATGACTCCTCTGTTATTGAGGCTTATCCCAGAAAATTAAGGGATGTTGAGAATATGGGTGTGTGTGAAAGGTTCAAAGCTGTAGCCACAGCCCCCTTGCTGCAAAAGGTAGATGCTGTTGCTTACCCACAAAATATTATGGGTGAAAAATGCATGCATACTTCATATACTAATGGTGCCAACCAATATTATGAAACAGGAAAGGAGAATCCTTGTAATGTTTCAACACACTTTCTTGAGAGAATTGAAGAACCTGATTATTCTTGTAGTGATCAGAGTTCGGTTGGCAGTTGTAGTGTGATAAGTAGTAACTCAAATAAATTTTCCAGTGATACTTTAGCAGGTTCTTGCCAGGATGAAGATTCCCTTTGCAGTGATGCAGAATCTCTAGATGTTGAACCTGTGAATGAAGGATGCTCCACTTCTTTTGAAGAGGTTGTAGCAGAAAGAATTCATAG GGCCAGTGTAGGAGGCTTGCATGCCTTGCTTCCAATGGCTAAGTATGATGCTAG GGTAGTTAATCACACTGGATTTCTGTCACATGGCCTCCCCATGATGCATAAGCAGATGTGTGGTGTGTTGACATGGCAGCAAATTGCAGCTGCAATAGTGCTTTGCGGCTGTTACTCCAGACTG TAA
- the LOC100800837 gene encoding uncharacterized protein isoform X3, with protein sequence MRLRKGNKVEIRGNADGLSVEWCCARIISGDGHTYSVQYDCSSTTSEASIERVSRKAIRPCPPLIKGIESWAANDHVEVYIAGSWRAATVLKVIGGDFYLVRLWVSCKEFNVLKVNMRARQSWQNGQWVVMSKGSGMSGDVMSSRYLISNSYKDQPENQCRNIFSPGLDASGLQESRLASSSTLKRMSPYDSSVIEAYPRKLRDVENMGVCERFKAVATAPLLQKVDAVAYPQNIMGEKCMHTSYTNGANQYYETGKENPCNVSTHFLERIEEPDYSCSDQSSVGSCSVISSNSNKFSSDTLAGSCQDEDSLCSDAESLDVEPVNEGCSTSFEEVVAERIHRASVGGLHALLPMAKYDARVVNHTGFLSHGLPMMHKQMCGVLTWQQIAAAIVLCGCYSRLSITACQLPCLVLVCVMCCAIPISQSSVFTAPCTPLFCLKKEHHCFALCCPTAIDLLIMP encoded by the exons ATGAGATTGAGAAAGGGAAATAAGGTGGAGATCCGTGGCAATGCTGATGGACTTAGTGTGGAATGGTGTTGTGCTCGTATAATTTCTGGTGATGGACACACCTACAGTGTCCAGTATGACTGTTCTAGCACAACAAGCGAGGCCAGCATAGAGAGAGTTTCAAGGAAGGCCATCAGACCATGCCCCCCTCTTATTAAAGGTATTGAGAGTTGGGCAGCAAATGATCATGTGGAGGTTTACATTGCCGGTTCTTGGAGAGCAGCCACTGTTTTGAAAGTCATTGGTGGAGATTTCTACTTGGTTAGGTTGTGGGTATCTTGCAAGGAGTTTAATGTCCTCAAAGTAAACATGAGGGCACGCCAATCTTGGCAAAATGGACAATGGGTTGTCATGTCAAAG GGATCAGGAATGTCTGGAGATGTGATGTCTAGCCGGTATTTGATTTCAAACAGTTACAAGGATCAACCTGAAAATCAGTgcagaaatattttttctccagGATTAGATGCCAGTGGTCTTCAGGAATCTCGTCTGGCTTCATCTTCAACATTGAAGAGAATGTCCCCTTATGACTCCTCTGTTATTGAGGCTTATCCCAGAAAATTAAGGGATGTTGAGAATATGGGTGTGTGTGAAAGGTTCAAAGCTGTAGCCACAGCCCCCTTGCTGCAAAAGGTAGATGCTGTTGCTTACCCACAAAATATTATGGGTGAAAAATGCATGCATACTTCATATACTAATGGTGCCAACCAATATTATGAAACAGGAAAGGAGAATCCTTGTAATGTTTCAACACACTTTCTTGAGAGAATTGAAGAACCTGATTATTCTTGTAGTGATCAGAGTTCGGTTGGCAGTTGTAGTGTGATAAGTAGTAACTCAAATAAATTTTCCAGTGATACTTTAGCAGGTTCTTGCCAGGATGAAGATTCCCTTTGCAGTGATGCAGAATCTCTAGATGTTGAACCTGTGAATGAAGGATGCTCCACTTCTTTTGAAGAGGTTGTAGCAGAAAGAATTCATAG GGCCAGTGTAGGAGGCTTGCATGCCTTGCTTCCAATGGCTAAGTATGATGCTAG GGTAGTTAATCACACTGGATTTCTGTCACATGGCCTCCCCATGATGCATAAGCAGATGTGTGGTGTGTTGACATGGCAGCAAATTGCAGCTGCAATAGTGCTTTGCGGCTGTTACTCCAGACTG TCCATCACTGCCTGCCAGCTGCCCTGCCTTGTTCTTGTGTGCGTGATGTGTTGTGCAATTCCCATTTCACAATCTTCTGTTTTCACAGCTCCATGCACTCCTCTGTTCTGCCTTAAGAAAGAACACCACTGTTTTGCACTTTGTTGTCCTACAGCCATTGACTTGTTAATTATGCCTTAA
- the LOC100800837 gene encoding uncharacterized protein isoform X8, translating to MRLRKGNKVEIRGNADGLSVEWCCARIISGDGHTYSVQYDCSSTTSEASIERVSRKAIRPCPPLIKGIESWAANDHVEVYIAGSWRAATVLKVIGGDFYLVRLWVSCKEFNVLKVNMRARQSWQNGQWVVMSKGSGMSGDVMSSRYLISNSYKDQPENQCRNIFSPGLDASGLQESRLASSSTLKRMSPYDSSVIEAYPRKLRDVENMGVCERFKAVATAPLLQKVDAVAYPQNIMGEKCMHTSYTNGANQYYETGKENPCNVSTHFLERIEEPDYSCSDQSSVGSCSVISSNSNKFSSDTLAGSCQDEDSLCSDAESLDVEPVNEGCSTSFEEVVAERIHRASVGGLHALLPMAKYDASNELVLC from the exons ATGAGATTGAGAAAGGGAAATAAGGTGGAGATCCGTGGCAATGCTGATGGACTTAGTGTGGAATGGTGTTGTGCTCGTATAATTTCTGGTGATGGACACACCTACAGTGTCCAGTATGACTGTTCTAGCACAACAAGCGAGGCCAGCATAGAGAGAGTTTCAAGGAAGGCCATCAGACCATGCCCCCCTCTTATTAAAGGTATTGAGAGTTGGGCAGCAAATGATCATGTGGAGGTTTACATTGCCGGTTCTTGGAGAGCAGCCACTGTTTTGAAAGTCATTGGTGGAGATTTCTACTTGGTTAGGTTGTGGGTATCTTGCAAGGAGTTTAATGTCCTCAAAGTAAACATGAGGGCACGCCAATCTTGGCAAAATGGACAATGGGTTGTCATGTCAAAG GGATCAGGAATGTCTGGAGATGTGATGTCTAGCCGGTATTTGATTTCAAACAGTTACAAGGATCAACCTGAAAATCAGTgcagaaatattttttctccagGATTAGATGCCAGTGGTCTTCAGGAATCTCGTCTGGCTTCATCTTCAACATTGAAGAGAATGTCCCCTTATGACTCCTCTGTTATTGAGGCTTATCCCAGAAAATTAAGGGATGTTGAGAATATGGGTGTGTGTGAAAGGTTCAAAGCTGTAGCCACAGCCCCCTTGCTGCAAAAGGTAGATGCTGTTGCTTACCCACAAAATATTATGGGTGAAAAATGCATGCATACTTCATATACTAATGGTGCCAACCAATATTATGAAACAGGAAAGGAGAATCCTTGTAATGTTTCAACACACTTTCTTGAGAGAATTGAAGAACCTGATTATTCTTGTAGTGATCAGAGTTCGGTTGGCAGTTGTAGTGTGATAAGTAGTAACTCAAATAAATTTTCCAGTGATACTTTAGCAGGTTCTTGCCAGGATGAAGATTCCCTTTGCAGTGATGCAGAATCTCTAGATGTTGAACCTGTGAATGAAGGATGCTCCACTTCTTTTGAAGAGGTTGTAGCAGAAAGAATTCATAG GGCCAGTGTAGGAGGCTTGCATGCCTTGCTTCCAATGGCTAAGTATGATGCTAG TAATGAACTTGTCCTATGCTGA
- the LOC100800837 gene encoding uncharacterized protein isoform X6, giving the protein MRLRKGNKVEIRGNADGLSVEWCCARIISGDGHTYSVQYDCSSTTSEASIERVSRKAIRPCPPLIKGIESWAANDHVEVYIAGSWRAATVLKVIGGDFYLVRLWVSCKEFNVLKVNMRARQSWQNGQWVVMSKGSGMSGDVMSSRYLISNSYKDQPENQCRNIFSPGLDASGLQESRLASSSTLKRMSPYDSSVIEAYPRKLRDVENMGVCERFKAVATAPLLQKVDAVAYPQNIMGEKCMHTSYTNGANQYYETGKENPCNVSTHFLERIEEPDYSCSDQSSVGSCSVISSNSNKFSSDTLAGSCQDEDSLCSDAESLDVEPVNEGCSTSFEEVVAERIHRASVGGLHALLPMAKYDASMCYIRVVNHTGFLSHGLPMMHKQMCGVLTWQQIAAAIVLCGCYSRL; this is encoded by the exons ATGAGATTGAGAAAGGGAAATAAGGTGGAGATCCGTGGCAATGCTGATGGACTTAGTGTGGAATGGTGTTGTGCTCGTATAATTTCTGGTGATGGACACACCTACAGTGTCCAGTATGACTGTTCTAGCACAACAAGCGAGGCCAGCATAGAGAGAGTTTCAAGGAAGGCCATCAGACCATGCCCCCCTCTTATTAAAGGTATTGAGAGTTGGGCAGCAAATGATCATGTGGAGGTTTACATTGCCGGTTCTTGGAGAGCAGCCACTGTTTTGAAAGTCATTGGTGGAGATTTCTACTTGGTTAGGTTGTGGGTATCTTGCAAGGAGTTTAATGTCCTCAAAGTAAACATGAGGGCACGCCAATCTTGGCAAAATGGACAATGGGTTGTCATGTCAAAG GGATCAGGAATGTCTGGAGATGTGATGTCTAGCCGGTATTTGATTTCAAACAGTTACAAGGATCAACCTGAAAATCAGTgcagaaatattttttctccagGATTAGATGCCAGTGGTCTTCAGGAATCTCGTCTGGCTTCATCTTCAACATTGAAGAGAATGTCCCCTTATGACTCCTCTGTTATTGAGGCTTATCCCAGAAAATTAAGGGATGTTGAGAATATGGGTGTGTGTGAAAGGTTCAAAGCTGTAGCCACAGCCCCCTTGCTGCAAAAGGTAGATGCTGTTGCTTACCCACAAAATATTATGGGTGAAAAATGCATGCATACTTCATATACTAATGGTGCCAACCAATATTATGAAACAGGAAAGGAGAATCCTTGTAATGTTTCAACACACTTTCTTGAGAGAATTGAAGAACCTGATTATTCTTGTAGTGATCAGAGTTCGGTTGGCAGTTGTAGTGTGATAAGTAGTAACTCAAATAAATTTTCCAGTGATACTTTAGCAGGTTCTTGCCAGGATGAAGATTCCCTTTGCAGTGATGCAGAATCTCTAGATGTTGAACCTGTGAATGAAGGATGCTCCACTTCTTTTGAAGAGGTTGTAGCAGAAAGAATTCATAG GGCCAGTGTAGGAGGCTTGCATGCCTTGCTTCCAATGGCTAAGTATGATGCTAG TATGTGTTATATCAGGGTAGTTAATCACACTGGATTTCTGTCACATGGCCTCCCCATGATGCATAAGCAGATGTGTGGTGTGTTGACATGGCAGCAAATTGCAGCTGCAATAGTGCTTTGCGGCTGTTACTCCAGACTG TAA
- the LOC100800837 gene encoding uncharacterized protein isoform X1, translating to MRLRKGNKVEIRGNADGLSVEWCCARIISGDGHTYSVQYDCSSTTSEASIERVSRKAIRPCPPLIKGIESWAANDHVEVYIAGSWRAATVLKVIGGDFYLVRLWVSCKEFNVLKVNMRARQSWQNGQWVVMSKGSGMSGDVMSSRYLISNSYKDQPENQCRNIFSPGLDASGLQESRLASSSTLKRMSPYDSSVIEAYPRKLRDVENMGVCERFKAVATAPLLQKVDAVAYPQNIMGEKCMHTSYTNGANQYYETGKENPCNVSTHFLERIEEPDYSCSDQSSVGSCSVISSNSNKFSSDTLAGSCQDEDSLCSDAESLDVEPVNEGCSTSFEEVVAERIHRASVGGLHALLPMAKYDASMCYIRVVNHTGFLSHGLPMMHKQMCGVLTWQQIAAAIVLCGCYSRLSITACQLPCLVLVCVMCCAIPISQSSVFTAPCTPLFCLKKEHHCFALCCPTAIDLLIMP from the exons ATGAGATTGAGAAAGGGAAATAAGGTGGAGATCCGTGGCAATGCTGATGGACTTAGTGTGGAATGGTGTTGTGCTCGTATAATTTCTGGTGATGGACACACCTACAGTGTCCAGTATGACTGTTCTAGCACAACAAGCGAGGCCAGCATAGAGAGAGTTTCAAGGAAGGCCATCAGACCATGCCCCCCTCTTATTAAAGGTATTGAGAGTTGGGCAGCAAATGATCATGTGGAGGTTTACATTGCCGGTTCTTGGAGAGCAGCCACTGTTTTGAAAGTCATTGGTGGAGATTTCTACTTGGTTAGGTTGTGGGTATCTTGCAAGGAGTTTAATGTCCTCAAAGTAAACATGAGGGCACGCCAATCTTGGCAAAATGGACAATGGGTTGTCATGTCAAAG GGATCAGGAATGTCTGGAGATGTGATGTCTAGCCGGTATTTGATTTCAAACAGTTACAAGGATCAACCTGAAAATCAGTgcagaaatattttttctccagGATTAGATGCCAGTGGTCTTCAGGAATCTCGTCTGGCTTCATCTTCAACATTGAAGAGAATGTCCCCTTATGACTCCTCTGTTATTGAGGCTTATCCCAGAAAATTAAGGGATGTTGAGAATATGGGTGTGTGTGAAAGGTTCAAAGCTGTAGCCACAGCCCCCTTGCTGCAAAAGGTAGATGCTGTTGCTTACCCACAAAATATTATGGGTGAAAAATGCATGCATACTTCATATACTAATGGTGCCAACCAATATTATGAAACAGGAAAGGAGAATCCTTGTAATGTTTCAACACACTTTCTTGAGAGAATTGAAGAACCTGATTATTCTTGTAGTGATCAGAGTTCGGTTGGCAGTTGTAGTGTGATAAGTAGTAACTCAAATAAATTTTCCAGTGATACTTTAGCAGGTTCTTGCCAGGATGAAGATTCCCTTTGCAGTGATGCAGAATCTCTAGATGTTGAACCTGTGAATGAAGGATGCTCCACTTCTTTTGAAGAGGTTGTAGCAGAAAGAATTCATAG GGCCAGTGTAGGAGGCTTGCATGCCTTGCTTCCAATGGCTAAGTATGATGCTAG TATGTGTTATATCAGGGTAGTTAATCACACTGGATTTCTGTCACATGGCCTCCCCATGATGCATAAGCAGATGTGTGGTGTGTTGACATGGCAGCAAATTGCAGCTGCAATAGTGCTTTGCGGCTGTTACTCCAGACTG TCCATCACTGCCTGCCAGCTGCCCTGCCTTGTTCTTGTGTGCGTGATGTGTTGTGCAATTCCCATTTCACAATCTTCTGTTTTCACAGCTCCATGCACTCCTCTGTTCTGCCTTAAGAAAGAACACCACTGTTTTGCACTTTGTTGTCCTACAGCCATTGACTTGTTAATTATGCCTTAA
- the LOC100800837 gene encoding uncharacterized protein isoform X2 has translation MRLRKGNKVEIRGNADGLSVEWCCARIISGDGHTYSVQYDCSSTTSEASIERVSRKAIRPCPPLIKGIESWAANDHVEVYIAGSWRAATVLKVIGGDFYLVRLWVSCKEFNVLKVNMRARQSWQNGQWVVMSKGSGMSGDVMSSRYLISNSYKDQPENQCRNIFSPGLDASGLQESRLASSSTLKRMSPYDSSVIEAYPRKLRDVENMGVCERFKAVATAPLLQKVDAVAYPQNIMGEKCMHTSYTNGANQYYETGKENPCNVSTHFLERIEEPDYSCSDQSSVGSCSVISSNSNKFSSDTLAGSCQDEDSLCSDAESLDVEPVNEGCSTSFEEVVAERIHRASVGGLHALLPMANMCYIRVVNHTGFLSHGLPMMHKQMCGVLTWQQIAAAIVLCGCYSRLSITACQLPCLVLVCVMCCAIPISQSSVFTAPCTPLFCLKKEHHCFALCCPTAIDLLIMP, from the exons ATGAGATTGAGAAAGGGAAATAAGGTGGAGATCCGTGGCAATGCTGATGGACTTAGTGTGGAATGGTGTTGTGCTCGTATAATTTCTGGTGATGGACACACCTACAGTGTCCAGTATGACTGTTCTAGCACAACAAGCGAGGCCAGCATAGAGAGAGTTTCAAGGAAGGCCATCAGACCATGCCCCCCTCTTATTAAAGGTATTGAGAGTTGGGCAGCAAATGATCATGTGGAGGTTTACATTGCCGGTTCTTGGAGAGCAGCCACTGTTTTGAAAGTCATTGGTGGAGATTTCTACTTGGTTAGGTTGTGGGTATCTTGCAAGGAGTTTAATGTCCTCAAAGTAAACATGAGGGCACGCCAATCTTGGCAAAATGGACAATGGGTTGTCATGTCAAAG GGATCAGGAATGTCTGGAGATGTGATGTCTAGCCGGTATTTGATTTCAAACAGTTACAAGGATCAACCTGAAAATCAGTgcagaaatattttttctccagGATTAGATGCCAGTGGTCTTCAGGAATCTCGTCTGGCTTCATCTTCAACATTGAAGAGAATGTCCCCTTATGACTCCTCTGTTATTGAGGCTTATCCCAGAAAATTAAGGGATGTTGAGAATATGGGTGTGTGTGAAAGGTTCAAAGCTGTAGCCACAGCCCCCTTGCTGCAAAAGGTAGATGCTGTTGCTTACCCACAAAATATTATGGGTGAAAAATGCATGCATACTTCATATACTAATGGTGCCAACCAATATTATGAAACAGGAAAGGAGAATCCTTGTAATGTTTCAACACACTTTCTTGAGAGAATTGAAGAACCTGATTATTCTTGTAGTGATCAGAGTTCGGTTGGCAGTTGTAGTGTGATAAGTAGTAACTCAAATAAATTTTCCAGTGATACTTTAGCAGGTTCTTGCCAGGATGAAGATTCCCTTTGCAGTGATGCAGAATCTCTAGATGTTGAACCTGTGAATGAAGGATGCTCCACTTCTTTTGAAGAGGTTGTAGCAGAAAGAATTCATAG GGCCAGTGTAGGAGGCTTGCATGCCTTGCTTCCAATGGCTAA TATGTGTTATATCAGGGTAGTTAATCACACTGGATTTCTGTCACATGGCCTCCCCATGATGCATAAGCAGATGTGTGGTGTGTTGACATGGCAGCAAATTGCAGCTGCAATAGTGCTTTGCGGCTGTTACTCCAGACTG TCCATCACTGCCTGCCAGCTGCCCTGCCTTGTTCTTGTGTGCGTGATGTGTTGTGCAATTCCCATTTCACAATCTTCTGTTTTCACAGCTCCATGCACTCCTCTGTTCTGCCTTAAGAAAGAACACCACTGTTTTGCACTTTGTTGTCCTACAGCCATTGACTTGTTAATTATGCCTTAA
- the LOC100800837 gene encoding uncharacterized protein isoform X5, with product MRLRKGNKVEIRGNADGLSVEWCCARIISGDGHTYSVQYDCSSTTSEASIERVSRKAIRPCPPLIKGIESWAANDHVEVYIAGSWRAATVLKVIGGDFYLVRLWVSCKEFNVLKVNMRARQSWQNGQWVVMSKGSGMSGDVMSSRYLISNSYKDQPENQCRNIFSPGLDASGLQESRLASSSTLKRMSPYDSSVIEAYPRKLRDVENMGVCERFKAVATAPLLQKVDAVAYPQNIMGEKCMHTSYTNGANQYYETGKENPCNVSTHFLERIEEPDYSCSDQSSVGSCSVISSNSNKFSSDTLAGSCQDEDSLCSDAESLDVEPVNEGCSTSFEEVVAERIHRASVGGLHALLPMAKYDASMCYIRVVNHTGFLSHGLPMMHKQMCGVLTWQQIAAAIVLCGCYSRLFWLWIQWVSLYCDYC from the exons ATGAGATTGAGAAAGGGAAATAAGGTGGAGATCCGTGGCAATGCTGATGGACTTAGTGTGGAATGGTGTTGTGCTCGTATAATTTCTGGTGATGGACACACCTACAGTGTCCAGTATGACTGTTCTAGCACAACAAGCGAGGCCAGCATAGAGAGAGTTTCAAGGAAGGCCATCAGACCATGCCCCCCTCTTATTAAAGGTATTGAGAGTTGGGCAGCAAATGATCATGTGGAGGTTTACATTGCCGGTTCTTGGAGAGCAGCCACTGTTTTGAAAGTCATTGGTGGAGATTTCTACTTGGTTAGGTTGTGGGTATCTTGCAAGGAGTTTAATGTCCTCAAAGTAAACATGAGGGCACGCCAATCTTGGCAAAATGGACAATGGGTTGTCATGTCAAAG GGATCAGGAATGTCTGGAGATGTGATGTCTAGCCGGTATTTGATTTCAAACAGTTACAAGGATCAACCTGAAAATCAGTgcagaaatattttttctccagGATTAGATGCCAGTGGTCTTCAGGAATCTCGTCTGGCTTCATCTTCAACATTGAAGAGAATGTCCCCTTATGACTCCTCTGTTATTGAGGCTTATCCCAGAAAATTAAGGGATGTTGAGAATATGGGTGTGTGTGAAAGGTTCAAAGCTGTAGCCACAGCCCCCTTGCTGCAAAAGGTAGATGCTGTTGCTTACCCACAAAATATTATGGGTGAAAAATGCATGCATACTTCATATACTAATGGTGCCAACCAATATTATGAAACAGGAAAGGAGAATCCTTGTAATGTTTCAACACACTTTCTTGAGAGAATTGAAGAACCTGATTATTCTTGTAGTGATCAGAGTTCGGTTGGCAGTTGTAGTGTGATAAGTAGTAACTCAAATAAATTTTCCAGTGATACTTTAGCAGGTTCTTGCCAGGATGAAGATTCCCTTTGCAGTGATGCAGAATCTCTAGATGTTGAACCTGTGAATGAAGGATGCTCCACTTCTTTTGAAGAGGTTGTAGCAGAAAGAATTCATAG GGCCAGTGTAGGAGGCTTGCATGCCTTGCTTCCAATGGCTAAGTATGATGCTAG TATGTGTTATATCAGGGTAGTTAATCACACTGGATTTCTGTCACATGGCCTCCCCATGATGCATAAGCAGATGTGTGGTGTGTTGACATGGCAGCAAATTGCAGCTGCAATAGTGCTTTGCGGCTGTTACTCCAGACTG TTTTGGCTATGGATACAATGGGTCTCATTATATTGCGATTATTGTTGA